Genomic segment of Arachis stenosperma cultivar V10309 chromosome 4, arast.V10309.gnm1.PFL2, whole genome shotgun sequence:
tgattaattttaaaatatacataatatttttgttatttaatttataattaaattaaaattattgatttaaataatttgTAGTTTGAGATCAGGTTGAAAAATAAGTAACGGTGGTGGTGGTAAAAATCGATGGATGATGATAACAGTGGAGGTGTTGAggtaattttaatttgaaaataaaattaatatctGAATTAAAATTACAGAGTTATTTTTGTATATCATCACTatacataatataaaatttgtGTATCATCTTTATGTCTTTGTTTAGTTGTTGTTTATGGTTATGTTTTTATATGTCTGTTATTTATTTGTAagaaacaaattttaaaagaatatatTAACACACAACAAAAAACAAAGTACATATATTTAGtggtttataaaaaaatttaagatacaaatattatatatgagaccatttttaaaattttactttcTAACCTTAGCTTATTGTATTGATCAccaacaattttttttagagataaaattaagttttgataaataatatttgagtaaagtattgtttttgttctcaacGTTTAGGGTAAGTTTTAAAGTTGTCCTTCACGTTTGAATCATCTTATTTAAGTCtttaacgttttaaaattgactcaatgttgtcttGTCGTTAGAAATGGAATTGACGGcggaacaaaattaaaatgattttgaaatattaggaacttaaataggacgaacacgttggagacaaaaacgatacatagaaataaattttaattttatcttttaataacattaattttttacggtacataattattcaattattttttaatcacatctaagtaaattataattaatcactttaattttattctaaataaatttatttttttataattttacttctaaaaatttttactcATCATAAAATGTTTATAAAATAACTAGTACATAAATTTGTGGGGAAAAAAATGAtacatatacaataaaataatgtGATTCTAGTTATTTTACAAACATTTCATTATGAgtaaaaatctttaagagtaaaattataaaaaaataaatttatgtaattaagtgtaatttacttaaatGTAATTTTGAATtactatgtacagtaaaaaattgatattagtaaaagataaaattaaaagttatttttatgtatcatttttgtcctcAATATTTTTGTCCTAACCCGTCATTAATTTCGTTAACAAATTCCTAACAACAAGACAAtattaaatcaattttaaaacgttaggtaTAGAACAACTCAAACATTGAGAacaactttaaattttattccaaACATTAGACACAAAACGAATAGTTTACTACTAAAAAATATCCTCATTTCTTGTTCTTAATGTCTTAATATCCATATATTTACGTGTGCATATTTTCATTAGAGTTCATTATTCTGTAACAAACTAACAATAAAAAACACCCTTTCGGACAGTATAGCACACAGCACACACACATGGCTTCATCCTCCACTTCCAGCCCCCTTCTATGTGGATGCACATGCACTcactttatataaaaaaaatcctgACGTCACGTCGTCTTAACTCTACACTGTGCTCTGGAGATTCGCCTGACCCCACGTCCACAAAAGGGCGTAGCCGTAACTGCCGTTCCAAAACGCGATTCTCTCTATTTCTTTCTCTCCTACCCCCACTCCCACCCACACTCACGTGACCCCCTTCCATTCTGCCAGCCTGTTAACGCCTAGATAGTAGATACCATTATTCTCTTATATCTCTGCGTTCATTCATTGATTCCCCCTCGCAAACCAACGGTCCAGATTCACTCACCCCTCCGCCCCCACTCAAATTTCACCATCACTCCCCCAACCCCAACTTGTCGTTCTTTCTTCCTTCTCTAAGCTCTCTGCTCTCTCATTCTTTTATTATCATCAAATCGTTAAATTAACACACAACACAAAACAGCTCAATAATAAGTTGAACTTCAAGGTAGAAGCTACGCTGAAGTGAAACGTGAGTTTCTTCCCGGCGTGGCTCTTCTTCCCTCTCGGGAGATACCTTACGTCTCTCACTTCACTTCAATCGCAACCGCATTGCATTGTCTTTTATCAGGTTCGTTCCTCTGAGATTCACTTTAAATTCTATAGATCTAAGCTTCGAGTATTGCTCCATCGTTGCAAATTTCTGTTTCACTGCATTTTGGTTAAGTGCTAGGTTTCTCGGGAGTTTAAGTTTGGATTTGTAATTTAGGTGTCAATTTGTTCTCGTTGTGGATCTGTTTCTGGATTTGAGCTTAGCTTTCTATTATTTCAACTTTGGGGGATTTCTTTATCTGAAGCTGTCCGTACTACAAGATAATGATGACGGTTAAagaaatggaaaagaaaagaaaaacagagaagtttttgcttaaaatttttattttaaatgtaaTTTTGATTCCCGGGTTTTAAATGCTGGTGATGTTTCGGGCCTGTTGTTTGAATGTGAAATCTttgctttctttatttttcaattttgtttgaTGTTGATGCTGCTGAGGAGTTTCGCAATTTTGGTTGGACGAAAACGACTAAGGTCTTTTTTGTGCAATTGTGATGCCtatttggggggggggggggggtgttGTGGGAATGGAATGTTTGGTTTTTGTATCTATTTCGCAAAAATGTGATGCGCCTAATCATTTCAGTTTGCTTGCAACTAAGATTGGTGAAAACACTAGTTAAGCTCTGGAATGCTTAATTGTTTTGCAGTATAACACACGAAAATcattgatttaaattttttttttgttgctttTCCACCCTGTTTTTGATATGCAAAATTTGGAACTTGTAATTTATGACCTGGCAACTGTTTTTTCAAACTTAATTGACAAATTCTCTTCCTAaccttttctttatatatagtTAAGGTCAGAAACAACCTGTCAAATAATAAGGTCAAAATCAATACCTAACAATCAAGGTAACATAAACTAATATGTGTCACTGGTTTTTAACCCATCTGTGTGCTTCCTATTACTTATGCGTTTGTAATTTTTAAGGGTTTTTTCTTTCCCCAAAAAATTAACCTTATTTCCAGCTGACACCTTTTCCTCCTTGTGTCCAGCTTCAATCCCAAGATGGTTGCACAGAACTTTGTTGTTGATTTGAATAAGCCCCTTGTTTTCCAGGTACAGGCACAATGCCTATCCCTCACATCTTTCTTATATGTTCTGCCTTGTCAGACTTCAATTGTTGTATAGGTTTGATTTCTGTTTTTGTATGAACTTAGGATGATATAACGTTAAAATAGTTTACAAACTTTTCAACTAATCCTTTCTGAATTTTGATACTCTGCAGGTTGGACATCTTGGAGAAGCTTATCAAGAGTGGGTTCACCAGCCAATTGTTAGCAAGGAAGGCCCTCGGTTCTTTGAAAATGATGTTCTTGAGGtatattttttaactataaCTACAGCAATTGAGTCTTGCCTCAGTAGGCGACGTTAAATGGACCAATTTTTATCATTGGGCATTGGCTCTATGAAAACCAAGTTCTAGTGAGTTCATTTGGATGAGGTCTTTTTCAGCAGTTTCccctaattttttattttgttgagcAACTAGTCTAGTTTGCTTAGTTTACTACCTTCTATCATATTGTCCTCATTAGTTGGTACTCTAAGTTGCTGCATGACATATTATAACCCCGGATCATATACTTTCTTGTATTTCTGGTTTTCTAGTTGTCCCCCTCGGCACTCCTGTCTCAGTTAAACTTATTGTTTTGTTCTTGTTGATGCTTCATTATCACTGCCCAACATTTATTGTGATCTATGAAGCACATACACTTCTCTGATTTGCCTTGTCTGCGTGTCGGACACATTTCAGACACGACATTCATCGACACTCGTCTGACACACGTCTTCTGTGTCCAACcatgttttaataaaaaataaaaacttctTTTCTGGACACGCTTGGACACCcctaaataccatcacgtgtcagcgtgttcaattttattcttaacatgtattattgaaatgagtttagaaatagtatatataataaattattaaaacaaaaaatattttaaatattttatataattaaaaaaagacattaaaaataattaaaaaattaatttatattttgatatcattataatttatctaaaaaatactttatattttatatatataccatGTCCCCATGTATTATAAGAATTCCAAATTTGTGTGTCCGTTTGTCCCGTGTCGTGTCATGTCTCGTGTCCGTGCATCATAGATTGTGATAGAGCATAGCTGGTCTTAGAGTAGAATTTTCCTCTCTGCTTGATTGGCAGGTTGCAACATAATTTAAGACAATCCTACTTGCATGAACTGCATTATAAATTAAATGtagatttaattttattttctgattATACATGTAGAAAAATTCACCTGATTGTTGACTTGTTACTACTTGGAACAGTTCTTGACACGCACAGTCTGGTGGGCTGTACCAGTTATTTGGCTGCCAGTTGTATGTTGGTTTATTCATAACTCTGTACAATTGGGACTCAGTTGTCCTCGTGTAGCTTTGTTCGTGGTTATTGGCATTTTGATTTGGACATTGCTTGAATACTCATTGCACCGATTTCTTTTCCACATTGAAACAAAGACCTATTGGTTAGTTCTTTCTTTGTGTGTTAATGTTTGCTTGTAGCGTTCTTTACTGATATCTATTTATTGGCATGACCAACACTGACTGTTTATTTCCACTTTTTGAATGTCGATCTAGGTGGAACACACTGCATTATCTTCTCCATGGCTGCCACCATAAGCATCCCATGGATGGCTTGAGGCTTGTTTTTCCCCCAGCTGCAACAGCAATATTATTGTTTCCGGTATCTCCTTCCTGCCATATTATGTACTGCTTTTTCACATCATTTATggagaaaaaaaatttggcaaTCATGTTATGTTTCTTGAATTAGCTACAAGTTCCTCCTGTCAAAAAGATTTCTGgccattttcaaaataaagCTAAATCTTTGTAGATCCATGATTTAAGGTTCCATGAAGTGATGttagtattttttgttttgcCGTGTTCATCAGTTCTGGAACTTGGTTAAGCTCTTATCCACCCCTGTAGTTGCTCCTGCTTTGTTTGGAGGTGGTTTATTGGGTTATGTGATGTATGATTGCACCCATTATTACGTGCATCATGGTCAGCCAAAAACTGAAGTACCCCGAAATCTCAAGGTAAAACACCGCCCTTGTCCTTTGACTGTGGATGACAATTAATTTAGCATTCATTGCTTCATTATGCTGCTATGCAAATCATATCGTCCTAGGATAAACCACTactgaaaaagaaaatagttgtttagattattatatatatgagcTGACCAAAATTGGTCTTTTTTGAATTATgagtatttattattatttttttaatattgataCTTACATGACTCTTTGCTATGGGCCACTATGCGGTTCTTGTCAAGTGATTTGGATCTTCCTATTCTCAGTTACCTACAATGCTGTGTCTATCTATGTCTGTTGGGGCCTACAAATCCTGCATAGGTGTTGTTTGTGTCATTGTTTTCCTAAACTTCACAttgacatttttcaaaagacATTAAATGGATTTAAGTCCACATTTATAGGGAAGATTTAATTGCATGTCTTTGAATGtagtatttatttttcatttttctgcTATACTTTTCAGCTTGTAGCGATAAAATCCAAATCATGGTATTTTCCTTCGTTATTCTGCAGAGGTACCACTTGAATCATCACTTTCGGATCCAGAACAAAGGCTTTGGGATTACTTCGTCACTATGGGATAGTGTTTTTGGGACACTTCCTCCAACGAAAGAGGGTGCCAAAAGTATGTAAATTACCAAGGGTGGAGCATATATTCATTGGTTAAGATAATAGCAAATTCAGATGATctgcttttattattttttttgggtCTAATTTATTTTGCACCCCAGTGGATATTCCTGGGGGGCTGGCGTGCCATCATTTTGTCAATTTTGTGGTGCAAGTGCAAAGTTCTACAATTAaacattctgctaaaaattgaTTATTGTATTAGATTTATGGTAAAAATGTCGCCTGATTGTGCATATTCCTCAGTTCTCATCTTTACTCCAGTGTCAATTTGTTCCATTCCATGTTCATGATTCTCAACTCCAGAGAAATATTATTACTAATAAAGATAAGGATTCAGGTTATGTAAAAATTGCTTTGTGCCAAAAAATTAAACCAATTTAAAAGCTTTATGTGGCcgatttttctttttccataaATTAAACCAATcttttataataactaattatgaGTATCCAATGAAAGGGGAATGCTTATATGCAGACAGCagtacacttttttttttaagcatACAGTGCGAATATAAAATCAAATCTCTAATTCTAACGAGGTCTGATAAACAAATGTCTTACTCCCCCTGTCAGTAACTATATGGTTAACGAGCATGGCTGCATGGTATAGATGACGGTGGATACTATTATGaaaattttacaattatttttgTGTGAAGATGTATCTGTTTTATCattaaatgataaattaaagggtttgatttgatatattataaaagtattatttattttaaaatatagcCAAACAAACAAAGCACACTTTTAATACAAGATTTttcataaaaagatatttttaatatctttatttAAGTAAGTGTCATAGATAATTCAAAATACCTAATTAATGAATGGACACCTAATTAATGAATGGAAACCGTGGAATTTTCACGGTTCTTTAGGATTTTCGCCATTTTGTGGctttaattacaatttaatgGTTTAATTACTTTGTAGGTCTCTATAATTTTAccgaatttttaattaggtttttatacttttttttcttttcaattgggtccttatacatttttttttcaatttagtccATATTAACATTAAACGTCAAAAAAATGTTAGTGAATCGTAAAATTACTTATATACCCTTAGAGacccaattgaaaagaaaaaaagtatagagacctaattgaaaattcgatgaaactatAAATATTCAATGATTGATATTCCTATAATCCCTATTCAATAATTTTACGACATGAAAGATATTTCTATAATCCTTTTTATTTTGTCACTATCATTTTTTTgcttatttatatacaaattgtaccaaaaatagtttttctttttttctttttactttcaaaataccttatttttaaagaacatatagaaaaaaaaaagaatggatAAAATGAAATCGAAATAGTAGTaataagtatatataaaatttaattttcattattCAAGTATTTATTATAATCATATAATATTTTACATTTGTGTAGATTCATGAAATAtagtttgtgtctttatcataTCATGGTACACTATAGAAAATCACAAGGTTATGTAATTTTTGTTACtgaaatttaaaatctaaaaatgaaaactatagaaaacataattttagtgtaatacaaataatttataaatcaGTTCTTGTGTTGCAGCCACCCACTCCCACTCTCTGAACTAGCATAGGATCAACAATAAAGAGAAGACTTGAGTTCATCAAGTGTCCCAACAAGATAGTCCACCAAAAGCTTCAATCAAAGCATGGTAGTCTGTAACTTGCTTTTGAAACAAAGAAAGTTGGAGCATGATCATCTTTGTGAGGTCCATTTAACTCTTCGGGGGTTTTCCGATCACCACCATATACACCTCGATGGTTGAAAATAATCACTACCACATGTAACTGGTATCTAGATTGAAAAGAAGATAAGACATATAAGGCAATACATATTTTTTCAAGTATCGAAAAAAGATAAGACATATAAAACAAAAGTCCAGAATTTTCACTCCACATCCCTGGATTAAACCATTACAAACAGCATCAATAGTCACCGACTCTTTTATAATTTAGTTTCCAAAAAAAAACTCATACAAACAATCCTGACAAATTCAGGACAACAAGATTTGTTTATAATTTACCTTTACCATTGCTTAGTACTTAGTACTCACTAGTAACTAGTAAAAAAAATCTCCTAGAACTTGAAAATTTGGGTTGTCGCATAGTAATTACACCAGCTTATGTAATCCTATCTATCACAGAACTACTAGCTATGAATAGAAACATAAAAGAGTTCATCGAAGATCCTAGTTCAAAACAATTGCAGTAAAAAATTTTGCTAGCGTTCTATGATTTGTGGTTAGACCTTAAGTTGTTTCTATAAACATGTATTTGAGACATGCGTGAATCAATAGAATcaatcatcatattctcaattTCATACACTTTTCATTCTGGTTGTTACTTAACAATGTTGTATAGACTAAAATAAGAACCATTCCACTATATGACAAATGAAAATATAACTAAAGATAAGGGCATCAATAAGTATGGGTTCAGCAGTATATACCTCAAATTCAATGGTACTAAATTTGAATCCAAAATCCCTTTCAACTGCAACAATAAGTCTGCAGTAGCAATGTAATAACTGAGGCCAACCCCTATGGTCTCCAAAGTCCTTGCATCCAACCTAGTCCTAAACTTTGTCTGAACTAACACAGCCCTACCTATATCCATGGTGTTTGCACCCTCGGACACCACTATCGGAGCcgggtggtgcgcgaaattgtgatcactacaacttcacacaactaaccagcaagtgcactgggtcgtccaagtaataccttacgtgagtaagggtcgatcccacggagattgttggtatgaagcaagctatggtcaccttgtaaatctcagtcaggcagactcaaatgggtatagtgataaacgactaaagcataaagataaagatagagatacttatgtatatcattggtgagagcttcagataagcgaatgaagatgccttcctttccgtctctctgctttcctactgtcttcatccaatccttcttactcctttccatggcaagctcgtgtagggtttcaccgttgtcaatggctacctcccatcctctcagtgaaagcgattggcatatgccctgtcacggcatagcggaattcatctgtcggttctcggtcaggccggaataatatccattgatacttttgcgtctgtcactaacaccccgcctgctaggagtttgaagcacgtcacagtcattcaatcattgaatcctactcagaataccacagacaaggttagaccttccggattctcttgaatgccgccatcaggtcctgcctataccacgaagattccgattaaagaatccaagagatattcactagagccttggttgcttgtagaacaagaatggttgtcagtcaccttgttcatgagtgagaatgatgatgagtgtcacggatcatcacattcatcaagttgaagaacaagtgatatcttagaacaagaacaagcggaattgaatagaagaacaatagtaattgcattaatactcgaggtacagcagagctccacaccttaatctatggtgtgtagaaactccaccgttgaaaatacataagaacaaggtctaggcatggccgtgaggccagcctcccaatgatctaagaactagatgtccaaagatgaaaatacaatagtaaaaggtcctatatatagagaactagtagcctagggtgtacagagatgagtaaatgacataaaaatccacttccgggcccacttggtgtgtgcttgggctgagcaatgaagcattttcgtgtagagactctccttggagttaaacgccagcttttatgccagtttgggcgtttaactcccaattaggtgccagttccggcgtttaacgctggaatttcttgaggtgactttgaacgccggtttgggccatcaaatcttgggcaaagtatggactatcatatatttctggaaagcccaggatgtctactttccaacgccgttgagagcgcgccaattgggcttctgtagcttcagaaaatccacttcgagtgcagggaggtcagaatccaacagcatctgcagtccttttgagtctctggatcagatttttgctcagatccctcaatttcagccagaaaatacctgaaatcacagaaaaacacacaaactcatagtaaagtccagaaaagtgaattttaactaaaaactaataaaatataataaaaactcaactaaaactaccaaaaacatactaaaaacaatgccaaaaagcgtacaaattatccgctcatcacaacaccaaacttaaattgttgcttgtcctcaagcaactgaaaatcaaataagataaaaagaagagaatatactatagactccaaattatcaatgaaactaagctccaaattagatgagcgggactagtagctttttgcctccgaacagttttggcatctcactttatcctttgaaattcagaatgattggcttctttaggaactccgaatccagatagtgttattgattctcctagttaagtatgatgattcttgaacacagctacttattgagtcttggccgtggcccaaagcactctgtcttccagtattaccaccggatacatacatgccacagacacataattgggtgaaccttttcagattgtgactcagctttgctaaagtccccaattagaggtgtctagggttcttaagcacactcttattgccttggatcacaactttatttctttctttttctttctttttctctttctcccctttttttcgtttttctccttctttttctcttttttttttgtattcactgctttttcttgcttcaagaatcatttttatgatttttcagatcctcagtaacatgtctcctttttcatcattctttcaagagccaacaattttaacattcatgaaccacaaattcaaaagacatatgcactgtttaagcatacattcagaaaacaacaagtattgtcaccacatcaaactaattaagctagttttaaagatgaatttgaaatcctgtacttcttgttcttttgtgataaaaacagttttcatttaagaaaggtgatggattcatattcatagctttaaggcatagacactaagacactaatgatcataagacacaaacatggataaacataaagcactaaaattcgaaaaacagaagaataaagaacaaggagattaaagaacgggtccaccttagtgatggcggctctttcttcttcttgaagatcctatggagtgcttgagctcctcaatgtctcttccttgtctttgttgctcctctctcatgattctttgatcttctctaatttcatggaggatgatggagtgttcttggtgctccacccttagttgtcccatgttggaacttaattctcctagggaggtgttcagttgctcccaatagtcttgtggaggaaagtgcatcccttgaggtatctcagggatctcttgatgagaggggtctcttgtttgctccatctttttcttagtgatgggcttgaggtcatgccttctcagttgaaccggctttggatgccataaatggttatggaaaaacaaagagcaatgcttttaccacaccaaacttaaaaggtttgctcgtcctcgagcaaaagaagaaagaagagagtagaagaagaagaaatggaggagagggagatggctttgtggttaggccaaaaggggaagaagtagtggtttgaatttggatggtgaggtaagtggggttttatggaggtgagtggtgaagagagagatgggatttgataggtgaggggtttgtggggatcctgtggggtccacagatccttaggtgtcaaggaaaagtcatctctgcaccaaatggcatcaaaaatcacgttttgagccaattctggcgttaaacgccgggctggtgcccatttctggcgtttaacgccaggttcttgcccttttctggcgtttaacgccagtctggtgcccctttctggcgttaaacgcccagaatggtgccagactgggcgttaaacgcccaactgctagcctcactggcgtttaaacgccagtgagttcttcctccagggtgtgctatttttcttcctgtttttcattctgtttttgctttttcaatggattttgtgacttcttatgatcatcaacctacaaaaaacataaaataacaaagagaaatatataaaatataatcattgggttgcctcccaacaagcgcttctttaatgtcagtagcttgacagagggctctcatggagcctcacagagactcagagcaatgttggaacctcccaacaccaaacttagagtttgaatgtgggggttcaacaccaaacttagagtttggttgtggcctcccaacaccaaacttagagtttgactgtgggggctctgtttgtctctgatttgagagaagctcttcatgcttcttctccatggtgacagagagatatccttgagccttaaacaccaaggatttttcattcacttgaatgatcagttcatctctatcaacatcaatcacagcctttgctgtggccaggaagggtctgccaaggatgatggattcatccatgcacttcccagtctctaggactatgaaatcagtagggatgtaatggtcttcaacttttaccaaaacattctctacaggtccatgagcttgttttcttgagttgtctgccatctctagtgagattcttgcagcttgtacctcaaagatccctagcttctccattactgagagaggcatgaggttcacacttgaccctaagtcacacaaggccttcttgaaggtcatggtgcctatggtacaaggtatggaaaacttcccaggatcttgtctcttttgaggtaatttctgcctagacaagtcatccagttctttggtgagcaagggaggttcatcttcccaagtctcatttccaaataacttgtcatttagcttcatgattgctccaaggtatttagcaacttgctcttcagtgacatactcatcctcttcagaggagaaatactcatcagagctcatgaaaggcagaagtaagtccaatggaatctctatggtctcattttgagcctcagattcccatggttcctcattggggaactcactggaggccagtgcacgcccattgaggtcctcctcagtggcgttcactgcctctctttcctcccagaattcggccatgttaatagctttgcactctccttttggattttcttctgtgttgcttgggagagtactaggagggagttcagtaactttcttgctcagctgacccacttgtccttccaaatttctgatggaggaccttgtttcattcatgaaactttgagtggttttgattagatcagagaccattgttgctaagtcagaggtattctgcttagaactctctgtctgttgctgagaagatgatggaaaaggcttgttattgctaaacctgtttcttccaccattattgttattgaaaccttgttgaggtctctcttgattc
This window contains:
- the LOC130976182 gene encoding dihydroceramide fatty acyl 2-hydroxylase FAH1-like; this translates as MVAQNFVVDLNKPLVFQVGHLGEAYQEWVHQPIVSKEGPRFFENDVLEFLTRTVWWAVPVIWLPVVCWFIHNSVQLGLSCPRVALFVVIGILIWTLLEYSLHRFLFHIETKTYWWNTLHYLLHGCHHKHPMDGLRLVFPPAATAILLFPFWNLVKLLSTPVVAPALFGGGLLGYVMYDCTHYYVHHGQPKTEVPRNLKRYHLNHHFRIQNKGFGITSSLWDSVFGTLPPTKEGAKSM